From uncultured Methanobrevibacter sp.:
TTTACAGAAGAGGATTTTTTGTAAGCAAAAAAAGATATGCAGTAATTGAAGATGGAGAGATTATAGCTAAAGGATTGGAATTAGTCAGAAGAGACTGGGCACCAATTGTTAAAAAAACCCAAGAAGCTGTTTTAATGGCCATATTAAAGGAAGGAGATTCTAATAAAGCCATCAAAGAAGTTAAAAAAGTATTCAAAAGAATCAAAAATGGTGAAGTGGAAAACAAGGAACTGATTATCCACACACAAATCACCAAACCCCTTGACCAATACAAGCAGGTTGGACCACATGTTGTTGCTGCAAGGAAAATAGAAGAACATGGCATTAAAGTCACACGAGGAACCATTGTACAGTATATAATCGTAAGAGGAAAAGGTTCTATTAGTCAGCGTGCAATACCTTATGAGTATAGTGAAGGATATGCATATGACAAGGACTATTATATCAATAATCAACTTATTCCCGCAATTGAAAGAATCATGTATTCATTCGGATATTCCAAAAAGGATTTGCAGGACATGTCACGGGGCGAAGTCCAGCAAAGTCTAGATGCATTTTTCTAAAAAAATATATAACACATCACCACCAAAATTAAAAGTATATGATTAATAATGATGAACGTGTTGTTTTCTTTGACGTAGATGGTACTCTGCTTGACACATCTGATTTTGCTGAAACTGCAAGAAAAGCAGCTATTGGATTGATGGTTGATAACGGATTACCATTGGATAAAGATGAAGCATATGGTGTTTTAAAGACTATAATTCGAGAAAAAGGATCAAATTACGGAAGACACTTTAATGTATTGACCCAAGTTGTTCTTGGCCATGAAGATCCTATGCTTGTAGCACTAGGAATGATAACCTACCACAATGTTAAAATGGCACTTTTAAGACCATTTCCCGAAACAATAAATACATTGATATATTTAAAAAGCCAAGGTTATCGTTTAGCAGTTATTTCAAACGGCATTACAATCAAGCAATGGGAAAAATTAGTTAGACTTAACGTACACTCATTTTTTGATGCGGTAATAACCTCCGAAGAAGTCGGGAAAAACAAACCGCAAAAATTGATTTATGATGTTGCACTTAGAAAAATGAACGGTAATCCTGAAAAATCTGTAATGATTGGAAATAAGTTCAAAGAAGATGCATTAGGTGCTGTTAATGCTGGAATGAGTGCTATTCTTGTAAATTCAGACATTACTGAAGAAGACAGAGAATACATAAAAAAAGAAAAATTAGACATTACAATTGCTGAAGATATTGGTGATGTAAAAACAATATTATAAATCACCAATCCAAACTATTTTTTAAAATTCCAATTCCAAAGTCACAGGACAGTGGTCGGAACCGTAAATTTCATTTAAAATTTTAGCAGATTTTACATTATCCTTAATCTCTTCATTAACATAGAAATAATCCAATCTCCAACCGGCGTTCCTTTCACGTGCGCGAGTTCTGTAACTCCACCAAGTAAAGTTATTTTCACCTTCATCAAACATTCTAAACGTATCAACAAAACCGGCCTTTTCAAGTTCATCCAGCCATGCACGTTCTTCAGGCAAATAACCTGATTTTCCTTCACAATTTTTAGGGTTGTAAACATCAATAGGATTATGAGCTATATTATAATCACCAGTAATGACAATGTTTTTTCCCGCATTTTTTAGCTCAACCAGCTGCTCCAATAATGCATTGCAAAAATCAACCTTAAAATCAAGTCTTTTTGCATTCATGCCACTGTTTGGAAAATAAATATTATATAAAATAAAATCAGGATATTCGATTTTTAAAACCCTGCCTTCACTGTCAAGATTTTCTACACCAAGACCTTTAGTAACCTCAACAGGTTCTATTTTTGAATAGGTTCCAACACCGCTGTATCCTTTCTTTTCAGCTTCATTAAAATACTGTTCATATCCATCGACATCAGCCAATTTCTTGGGAATTTTATCTTGGGTAGCCCTAACTTCCTGAAAGTTAATAATATCTGCATCAGTATTGTCAAACCAGTCCCAGAATTCATCCTTTTTGGAGACTGCCCTAATACCATTAACATTCCAAGAAACCAGCTTGATTGACATTATAATCTAACTCCTTTATCAAGAGGCACTTCACGAAGCCAGTTAATATCACTTTTGTAAAGCATACGAATATCCTCTACACCATATCTAATCATGGCAAGCCTTTCAATACCCATACCGAAAGCTAAAGCAGGTTGATTGATGCCTAATGGTTTTAATACTTCTGGTCTGAACATTCCAGCACCACCTAGTTCAATCCAGCTGCCTTTTTCTTCCAAATAAATTTCAGATTCAGTAGATAAATAAGTATAAGGGAAATAAGCAGGTCTGAACCTTACTTCAAAACCTAATTTTTTATAGAATTCCTTCAATGTTCCTAAAAGATTTTGGTAACTGATATCCTCACCACAAACAAGGCCTTCAACCTGATGGAATTCAGGCAAGTGTTTATAATCAAAAGTTTCTCTTCTAAATACTCTACCTACAGAAAACATTTTAATTGGAGGCTCATGTTCAAACAGATGTTTTGTTGAAATTCCTGTTGTGTGTGTTCTCAATACGCTTTGGCGTGCAATGTCTTCACTCCAATCATATTTCCAACCGATTGAACCTGTATCTGCACCTGTTTCATGAGTTTCAGCAGTAAGCTTTACCAAATCATCGTCAGGCAAATCACAAGTCAAAGGATTTTTAAGGTAAAATGTATCCTGCATTTCACGAGCAGCATGATCCTGCGGTTGGAAAAGTGAGTCAAAGTTCCAGAATGCAGATTCCACATATTCACCGTTGTCTTCTGAAAAACCCATATTTAAAAAGATTTCCCTAATTTCATCAATGATTACTCTTAAAGGATGTTTTTTACCAGCAAAAACTGTTGGCGCTTCTGCATTAATATCATATGGACGATATTCTAAACTTTTCCATTCTCCTTCTTTTAAATGTTCATGGGTTAATTGGGTAGCCTGTTCTTTGATAGTGAAACCATGTTTAAGAATTTCTTCACCTTTTGGCAATATTATAAATGAGTGTGATGTTTCTTTTTTAATATTTAAAATATTTTTCCTACCAGTTAATTTTTTAAATCCTTCCCTTAAATCATCTGTGAAAAGTTTAACTCCATCAGCATTAGCTTTAAGATAATCGAGAACCTTTTCGTCGACTCCTGCTTTATTGGCAAAATCCATACCTACATCAGTAATATTGACTACTCCCTTATCGATTTGAGCCCAATTTTTACGGCGCAACCAACCAAGAGCAATATTAGCTTCTTTTTTGTCCATACCTGTTTCGGAAGCCAAATCCTTCATGTGGATTTCTCTTTTTTCAGCCAATGCATCCAATATTTTTCTTTCAGGAAGTCCGTTTTCAGCATATTCTAAACCGTCATCGGTTAAGGAATAGATTTCCTGAACTTTTTTGTTTACTTCAATTATATCCTTTGAAGCAAGTGATCCTGCCGCACTCATAACTGATTTGATATCCATGCCCGTATTTACAGATATCTGCATAGGAGTACTTACAGGATTAGCTTCCAGTTGTTTTAAAAGTTTCTTTTCATATATATGTAATTCTTTAATGGTTTTTTCAATATCATCACTCATTTAAACACCATGATTTATAAATTGATAATATAATAATATATGTTTAAAATGATTTATAAAGATAGTGCTAATCTTGAATTACGACAATTTTATCAATACATGAAAAAAGAATTTGGGTCAATGTTTACAGCTTTTGTAAATTTTCTATTGTTTTATTTAATTCTTTGACTATTATTTTCACACACTCTTCGGCTTCATCATCCAATCTGAAAGGGTCTCTTGCAGATACTTCAAAGCATTCTAAAATCTCGTTTACTGCAATTGTACCAGCCACATTAATTCCCTTATTTTTTAGGATTTTGTTAACACATCCGTTGGGACATCCATTAACCGCAACAAGAGGATACTTTTTAAGCATTTCATCATTTTTGCCTTCAATATCTGCTGATGTTGAACCCATGCAAATGGATATTACATTTTCATTGTCTTTTTTACAGTCCCCAACTGCAACACGAGACACCAATCCATTGGGACTCATTCCGTTGCATGGGGCAAATGCAATTTTTTCCGCCATATTATCATCAATCAATTTATAAATTTTAAAACCTTTTTCTTTTACTATCAAAATCAATTAGCATTGCTAGAACCTTTGATTTTACCAACATTTATACTATTTCATCACCCTTTTAAGTATGAAAAACATTGCTTTTGAAAATAGTTTCTTCAATGGATTTAATTTGATTTCAGGAGAAAAATCACTATTAATCAAATCAGTTTTTATCCAATATTGCTTATCCGCTTCCATGGAATTTTCTGAATGTGCCAAAGTTCTCCAAACATTATAAAAGACAATATCACCTAATTTTGGATTGTGCAATTTCCCTGATTCAACATCACCACCAAATTTTTGTGAAATCTCATTGATGTTTTTTGAATCGATTGAATTCTTTCCGCCACATGCATAAGTAATCTTATATGTCTTGTTTATGCCCCAATGCCTTAATGTTTCATCAATATATTTGGCCACATCCTTTTGACCGGCTCCGGCCGTGGATACGATTACCAAAGCTTTTTTAGTGAAAAATTCAGGCCTGTGATATACATAGGCGGTATGGTCAAAGAAATTCTTTAAAAGAGCAGATACATTCATGGCATATACAGGACAGGCTATAATGATGCCATCCGCCCATCTTATTTTATCAAGAATTTCCTTAATTTTATCATAGTGAGGGCATTTTTCTTCACTTTCCAGAATGCATTTAAAACAACCATTGCAAAACGGAATTTTTTCCTTCATCAGATGGATTTCCTCAAAATTCCCGTTAAGATTCTTTTTTGCCTGTTCAACCATTTTCCAGGTATTTTTACGTCTCGGCGAACCGTTGATAATAACATAATTCATAATTACAACTCCTTAAGTTGAGTATCCAAAACTAATTTTTCCCTATATTCAAATCGTTTGTCAAATTCATCAACATCACTCTGATTAACATCAAACACATCCGGATTGTGAAATATTCCCATTTTACTTTCAGGTTTTGTCTCATTCAGCATCTTTATCATGAAAAAGGGACATTCATCTGTGGTATCGGTTCCCTCTAGAAAAATATTATAATTCGATGCACTTTCAAAGCCAAATCTTTGATAGTAATTTTCATCACCAACTACAAAAACGAATGGTATATCTTCTTTTTTTGCAAGATCAAGAGTATAATCTATTAATTTTGAACCCAAACCCTGATTTTGATAATTCTCATGGATTGATATTGGACCCAATATGGCAGCATCAACTTTTTCATCATCATAATCAATCAGACCCCATGAATAATTGATATGGCCAATAATTTCACCGTCACATTCGATTACATAAGCCAATTCACTAATGAAAGATTTGTCGTTTCTTAAATTATGAACAATGTAATGCTCAAATGCTCCCGGCCGATAGATATTCCAAAAGGAGTTTCTTACCATCTCTTCAACACTTAAATAATCATTTTCATTTTCCAATCTTATCATGATAACATTACCTCCTTACAGAATCATAAAGCAGTTTAATATGCTCTTGTGACTTGCCACATAACTCATCAACGAACTTGGCATCATCTTCGGGGTAATTTATGATATAATGCTCATAGAGCAAAAACAGCCCATACTTGTAGAATGATTCTGCAAGCTGTCTTGAGTCAACATCCTCCCTGATCAACCTTTTAGATTTCATTAAATCGAACAGCACAATCCAGCCGTTGACTGCCTCTTCAATTATGCTTTTTTTAAGAAAATCCCTTATTTTATCATTGTGATAGGATTCTATCAGGATTATTCTTGTGATTTTAGACATTTTTTCATCTTTCAGCTGTGATGCAAAGGCGTTTAAGCCGGCATTGTAAAAATAGTCAAAGCTTATGTCCAGATTCGCACTTGCTTCATTGAGTGGAATCTCCTCAGACAGCATCTTATCAATGTAATAATTTAGAATTGAATCCAAAATAGCTTCCTTACTTGGATAATGATTGTAAATGGAGCTTTCCTTTATTCCAACCTCTCGGGCAATCTGGCGAATCGATACACCATCATAACCACGCTCTGAAAACAAATCAACTGAAACGTTGAAAATTTTTTCCTTATTATTGACTTTCATATCATCACAACTAACAGGTGTTAGTTATAAATATATATTACAATTATATAAAACTAACGATTGTTAGTTTAAAAAATAATAAAAAAAGGAGTTATTCGAAATGGGATTTCAAATAACTGACAAATATTGAAGCTGCTGTTAAATCTGCAGTGGTTCCAGGATTATATTTATTTTTAAACATATAATCATCAAATTCACTAACCCTATCGATGAAGTCTGGTGAATCCTTCATTTTAAGCAAATCTCTGGTCATCAAGGATATCTTGAGCGCTTCCTCATCACCATATTTTCTAGATATTAATGTATCCGGAACATGTGACAGAATTGTTAAAAATGTTAAAAGGCAAGCATCATTTTGGGATTTTTCTTCCCTGAGATTGTGGTAAGTCGGATAGCCTATCTCAAAAACGGCAGGCATGTCAGAGGTCATTTCACGGGCAAGCATATCCCAGGGAGCGGAAATCTTCAATACATCAAACATTGTTTGACCGTTTTCCCTTAACTCCTGTTTTGCATTGTCGCTTGCAACATCATACTCATCCTGGTCGCCCATTCCACCGGCATCTGCAATATTTATTGCATCATACAAATCACAGGCATCATCAACAGACGTATTTCCCATCAACAATTTGATATTTTCACGAATATCATCAAATGAATCACTTATTGATGCTGCAACAGCAATAGGTGTTGTCATCATAACAATACCAAGATTGGTGTTGTTTTTAATCCATCTGTCGGTTTCAGCTACAGCCTGTAAAATATATTTGCCCAATTTTGGATTGTCAACATCCACATCAGTACATGCTTCGCGAATGGTATCTCCAATTACGATTCCACTTATTACAAAGTCCTCAAAGACCATATCATCATAATCTCTAGTCCTGTGGACATTACCTGGCTTTGGATATCCGCTCACTTCAAGTGCTGATGCAATTTGAGCTATTTTTGCAATTTCATTAGCTTCCATTTATATCATCTCATTCAAAAGTAAATATGGTGCGAAATTAGTGATTATCAAGTCTGCTCCAGCACGTTTAATTGAAAGCAAAGCTTCCAAAATTGCTTTTTCTGTTAAAAAACCTTTTTCAATGGCTGCCACAAGCATTGCATATTCTCCACTTACATTATATGCAACAAGAGGCAACATGAACTCATCCCTAACCATGCGCACAACATCAAGGTACGGCAACGCAGGTTTGACCATTAAAAAGTCACATCCTTCAATCACATCAAGTTCACATTCGCGAATTGCCTCAACTGCATTGGCAGGATCCATCTGATAGGATTTTCTGTCTCCGGCATGAGGAGATGAACATGCAGCAACCCTGAACGGTTCATAAAATGCTGAGGCATATTTTGCAGAATATGACATAATCATTACATTATAAAATCCATTTTCATCCAATGTTTCACGAATTGCCTTGACTCTACCATCCATCATGTCTGAAGGCGCTACAATATCCGCACCAGCCTGTGCATGTGAAAGAGCAACTTTAGCAATATACGGTAGGGATTCATCATTTAAAATCTCGATTCCATCATCAGTATCATCATTTTCAACTATCATTCCACAATGACCATGTGAAGTGTATTGGCATAAGCACACATCAGTGATAACGACCAGGTCTGTTTCCTTTTTAAGTCTTCTAACAGCTTTCTGCACAATTCCTGTAGATGAATAGTCAGGAGTTGCAATTTCATCTTTAGTATCTTCAGCAGGAATTCCAAATACAATAATTGATTTCAATCCTTTTTCTTCCAATTGTTTAGCAAATTCAACTCCACTATCCAAGGAATATCTATATTCACCCGGAAGAGAGGAAATCTCCTCTTTTTCATCACCATTGAGCTCTTCCTTAAAATAAATCGGATAAATCAAATCTTCTTTTTCAAGTTTGGTTTCACGAACAATATCTCTAATTTTGGCATTCTTTCTAAGTCTTCTCATTCTTGTAGTCGGAAATTCCATAACAATCACTCAAATATCAATTACTTATACTTTTTATCAATCAACATATATAGAAATTTTGAAAAAAATTCATATCATACACAATATTGATTTTGATTAAACTGTTTTAAGTTTCCAACAATGCAAAAATATTTGTGAAAATTTAAATGTTTAGAATACAAATATACCATCAATTATCATAAGAGGCCAAATTCATGTCAAATTCTATAGGAGAAAAATTCAGAATAACAAGTTTCGGGTCAAGCCATGGAAAGGCTTTAGGTGCCGTTGTCGATGGATGTCCTGCAAACTTAGAATTAACCGTTGAAGATATTCAAAAAGAACTGGATAAAAGAAAACCTGGAACAAGCAGTGTTACAACACCCCGAAAAGAAGGAGACGAGGTCCAAATACTGTCTGGAATTTTTGAAGGAAAAACAGATGGAACCCCAATTACAGGTGTTGTTTTCAACAAAAACCAACATTCTAAAGATTATTCAATGTTTAAAAATACTCCTCGCCCATCACATGGTGATTTTGGCTGGATGATGAAATACGGAAACTACGACTATAACGGAGGAGGTCGTGGAAGCGGAAGAGTGACTATTGGTCATGTAATCGGAGGAGCAGTAGCTAAAAAGCTCCTTGAAACAAAAGAAATTGAAATCATATCCCACGTTACACAAATCGGAGACATCACCGCAGACCCGCAAGATTTCAATGCAATAAAAGAAAACATAGAAAAGAATCCCATTCGCTGTGCTGATTTAAAAGCTGCAAAAGAAATGGAAGATTTGATTATTTCAAAAAAAGAGGAAGGCAATTCTGTTGGAGGCATTGTGGAAACAATAGCCATTGGAATCCCTGCAGGTATTGGAGAACCTGTTTTTGAAAGACTGGATGGAGACCTTGCAAGAATATTAATGAACATAGGTGCTGTAAAAGGTGTTGAAATAGGTCTTGGATTTGACGTTGCAAAGCATCTCGGTTCCCAAATCAATGATGAGTATCAAATTGAAAATAATCAGATAACAACAAAAACAAACAATTCAGGTGGAATAATTGGTGGAATGAGCAATGGAATGCCAATCATATCCAGAATTGCAGTAAAACCTACACCATCAATTTCCAAATGTCAGGATTCTATTAATCTGGAAAAAAGAGAAAATGAAAAAATAGAAATTAAAGGCAGACACGACCCTTGCATCTGTCCTAGAGTGACTGCTGTTGCAGAATCCAGCACTGCAATTGTTTTGGCAGATCATATGATTCGTTCAGGATTTATTCATCCGACAAATTTAAAACATTAATTTTTTCTTTTTCTTAATATTGAAAGTTCATCAAACTCGTTATTTTTAAATGCGAGTTGATATGAATTTTTTCTTTCACTGTCATACAATGTATGGCTGGTGCTGTGAGCATGTGATTCTGTATCCTTAAGTGAGATTATTCTAAATCTTTTAGGATTTTTATAGTTAACATTGAATGACAATCCATCAAAAGCGGCAATTACTTTAACGCCAGTTTCTTTAGAAATCTTTTTGGCTTCAGTAACAGGATTTGAAGAAATCATTTTAAGACCCAAATGAGTCATTACAGCAACTTTCGGTTTTACTTTATTTATCAAGTCAATGAAATTGCGAGAACACATATGCCCATTAATGGTTCTGTTACCCGGCCTCAATACACTAGCTATTAAAATATCCGCACCTTCATGACATTCACCCAATTCATCAAAGTATCCAGTATCAGAAGTGTAAGATACCTTAAATCCATTGTAATTTAGTTGAAAGCCGACACCTGCAGGGTCGCCATGTTGAGTTTTTGTTCCCTTTACTTCAATGCCATCGGCTTCAACAACCTCATCAGGCTTTAAAAGCACAGTATTGGACTTGGATTGATGATAAGCGGAAATGCATGGACCCCATTTTTCAAAACCATTCAAAACGCTTGTACTTCCAAAAATGGTCCCATATCTTCTGGTCATTCCTTTAGTCATAGCTTCAATAAGAATTTCAGCATCATTATAATGGTCAGTGTGTGCATGAGAAACAAATACTCCACTTAGATTGCGGGGATCAAAACCGAACTGATAAGTTCTTATAAGAGCTCCTGGTCCAGGGTCAATATGATAATTTTTTCCATTGATATTATCAATTCTAAACCCTCCAGTCATCCTTCTTTGAGAGATAGCGGAAAATCTTCCACCACCACTTCCTAAAAATGTCAATTTCATTTTAATCCCATCATATTGAACATAGAATAACATCACATTTCAGAGGAGACTTGTCTTTTTTAAGACATAAATCCTCATTATCTATAGTGACTTTATCTCCAATTTTAACATCATTGCTTTCTGTAAACATTATGACATTTTGACCAGGTGCGGCCAATTGTTTCCAATTTCCATCCATTGCCTGTGTTTTATCATTTAATTGAACATACAATATATTTCCATCAATGGAAACAACTTTTCCAATGTCACCATCATTGATGATTTTTTTGGCCAATTCTATTTCAATGCTTTGTTGAACAATCTGTTCGGTTAAAGTCTGTCTGAACTTAGCCAATACTTTTACATCATTATCAATAGTTACGTTCAAGTGTCTTTGAGCTTGGGATTCGTCAAAATTAGGTTCTTGTTTTAAAACATCACAATTAATACCGACAGTAGGGGTTTTAGCGGCTACTTCTCTTAAAATTTCTTCAAACATTTCTCCCTTGGATTTCAAACTGGAGGAAGGTTTTAATCTTTTTGAAATTAAACGTTCAGCCATCTTCTTGGCAAAATTATTACCAAAAATAACTATACCTGTTTTGCCGGAAGTACGTGATGTCACTTCAGAACCTATCAATTCAACCAATTGATAACCGTTACTTGTTCCGTAAACCCTTCTACGTTTTGTTTCAAAGGTTCCTTTGGTGCTCACTTCACCTCTAACACAATTGCCAACTATTTTTAACTTAGTTGCATCGTCAGTAATTTTTACAGAAATTCCCAATTCATCAGCCCTTCTTTTAAATTCACCATCAGAACTGATGTCACCATTATACAATTCCTGTTCCAATATTTCTAAATTTTCCTTATCACCGAAATAACCTATTTTCCTTTTATCCGCTGCCATTACACATCCTTTTTTTCCAATGTAAGCAATAATTAAGCTCATATAATTCCCCTTGATACCATATATCATAATTTCAAAAAATTATAATATCAAAAATTTATTATTTATATATAATTATAGTTATCCTATATTATATAGTTTAAGAGAAAATCAGAATTTTTCA
This genomic window contains:
- a CDS encoding putative zinc-binding protein produces the protein MAEKIAFAPCNGMSPNGLVSRVAVGDCKKDNENVISICMGSTSADIEGKNDEMLKKYPLVAVNGCPNGCVNKILKNKGINVAGTIAVNEILECFEVSARDPFRLDDEAEECVKIIVKELNKTIENLQKL
- a CDS encoding exodeoxyribonuclease III, whose protein sequence is MSIKLVSWNVNGIRAVSKKDEFWDWFDNTDADIINFQEVRATQDKIPKKLADVDGYEQYFNEAEKKGYSGVGTYSKIEPVEVTKGLGVENLDSEGRVLKIEYPDFILYNIYFPNSGMNAKRLDFKVDFCNALLEQLVELKNAGKNIVITGDYNIAHNPIDVYNPKNCEGKSGYLPEERAWLDELEKAGFVDTFRMFDEGENNFTWWSYRTRARERNAGWRLDYFYVNEEIKDNVKSAKILNEIYGSDHCPVTLELEF
- a CDS encoding TIGR02253 family HAD-type hydrolase; the encoded protein is MINNDERVVFFDVDGTLLDTSDFAETARKAAIGLMVDNGLPLDKDEAYGVLKTIIREKGSNYGRHFNVLTQVVLGHEDPMLVALGMITYHNVKMALLRPFPETINTLIYLKSQGYRLAVISNGITIKQWEKLVRLNVHSFFDAVITSEEVGKNKPQKLIYDVALRKMNGNPEKSVMIGNKFKEDALGAVNAGMSAILVNSDITEEDREYIKKEKLDITIAEDIGDVKTIL
- a CDS encoding DUF2121 domain-containing protein, which codes for MSLIIAYIGKKGCVMAADKRKIGYFGDKENLEILEQELYNGDISSDGEFKRRADELGISVKITDDATKLKIVGNCVRGEVSTKGTFETKRRRVYGTSNGYQLVELIGSEVTSRTSGKTGIVIFGNNFAKKMAERLISKRLKPSSSLKSKGEMFEEILREVAAKTPTVGINCDVLKQEPNFDESQAQRHLNVTIDNDVKVLAKFRQTLTEQIVQQSIEIELAKKIINDGDIGKVVSIDGNILYVQLNDKTQAMDGNWKQLAAPGQNVIMFTESNDVKIGDKVTIDNEDLCLKKDKSPLKCDVILCSI
- the aroC gene encoding chorismate synthase — translated: MSNSIGEKFRITSFGSSHGKALGAVVDGCPANLELTVEDIQKELDKRKPGTSSVTTPRKEGDEVQILSGIFEGKTDGTPITGVVFNKNQHSKDYSMFKNTPRPSHGDFGWMMKYGNYDYNGGGRGSGRVTIGHVIGGAVAKKLLETKEIEIISHVTQIGDITADPQDFNAIKENIEKNPIRCADLKAAKEMEDLIISKKEEGNSVGGIVETIAIGIPAGIGEPVFERLDGDLARILMNIGAVKGVEIGLGFDVAKHLGSQINDEYQIENNQITTKTNNSGGIIGGMSNGMPIISRIAVKPTPSISKCQDSINLEKRENEKIEIKGRHDPCICPRVTAVAESSTAIVLADHMIRSGFIHPTNLKH
- a CDS encoding phenylalanine--tRNA ligase subunit alpha, with the protein product MSDDIEKTIKELHIYEKKLLKQLEANPVSTPMQISVNTGMDIKSVMSAAGSLASKDIIEVNKKVQEIYSLTDDGLEYAENGLPERKILDALAEKREIHMKDLASETGMDKKEANIALGWLRRKNWAQIDKGVVNITDVGMDFANKAGVDEKVLDYLKANADGVKLFTDDLREGFKKLTGRKNILNIKKETSHSFIILPKGEEILKHGFTIKEQATQLTHEHLKEGEWKSLEYRPYDINAEAPTVFAGKKHPLRVIIDEIREIFLNMGFSEDNGEYVESAFWNFDSLFQPQDHAAREMQDTFYLKNPLTCDLPDDDLVKLTAETHETGADTGSIGWKYDWSEDIARQSVLRTHTTGISTKHLFEHEPPIKMFSVGRVFRRETFDYKHLPEFHQVEGLVCGEDISYQNLLGTLKEFYKKLGFEVRFRPAYFPYTYLSTESEIYLEEKGSWIELGGAGMFRPEVLKPLGINQPALAFGMGIERLAMIRYGVEDIRMLYKSDINWLREVPLDKGVRL
- a CDS encoding triphosphoribosyl-dephospho-CoA synthase, producing MEANEIAKIAQIASALEVSGYPKPGNVHRTRDYDDMVFEDFVISGIVIGDTIREACTDVDVDNPKLGKYILQAVAETDRWIKNNTNLGIVMMTTPIAVAASISDSFDDIRENIKLLMGNTSVDDACDLYDAINIADAGGMGDQDEYDVASDNAKQELRENGQTMFDVLKISAPWDMLAREMTSDMPAVFEIGYPTYHNLREEKSQNDACLLTFLTILSHVPDTLISRKYGDEEALKISLMTRDLLKMKDSPDFIDRVSEFDDYMFKNKYNPGTTADLTAASIFVSYLKSHFE
- the hemB gene encoding porphobilinogen synthase, which produces MEFPTTRMRRLRKNAKIRDIVRETKLEKEDLIYPIYFKEELNGDEKEEISSLPGEYRYSLDSGVEFAKQLEEKGLKSIIVFGIPAEDTKDEIATPDYSSTGIVQKAVRRLKKETDLVVITDVCLCQYTSHGHCGMIVENDDTDDGIEILNDESLPYIAKVALSHAQAGADIVAPSDMMDGRVKAIRETLDENGFYNVMIMSYSAKYASAFYEPFRVAACSSPHAGDRKSYQMDPANAVEAIRECELDVIEGCDFLMVKPALPYLDVVRMVRDEFMLPLVAYNVSGEYAMLVAAIEKGFLTEKAILEALLSIKRAGADLIITNFAPYLLLNEMI
- a CDS encoding DNA polymerase domain-containing protein produces the protein MIEETEEQIALEAEIKDQAQKFIAYLNSTLPESMELEYEGFYRRGFFVSKKRYAVIEDGEIIAKGLELVRRDWAPIVKKTQEAVLMAILKEGDSNKAIKEVKKVFKRIKNGEVENKELIIHTQITKPLDQYKQVGPHVVAARKIEEHGIKVTRGTIVQYIIVRGKGSISQRAIPYEYSEGYAYDKDYYINNQLIPAIERIMYSFGYSKKDLQDMSRGEVQQSLDAFF
- a CDS encoding GNAT family N-acetyltransferase, which encodes MIRLENENDYLSVEEMVRNSFWNIYRPGAFEHYIVHNLRNDKSFISELAYVIECDGEIIGHINYSWGLIDYDDEKVDAAILGPISIHENYQNQGLGSKLIDYTLDLAKKEDIPFVFVVGDENYYQRFGFESASNYNIFLEGTDTTDECPFFMIKMLNETKPESKMGIFHNPDVFDVNQSDVDEFDKRFEYREKLVLDTQLKEL
- a CDS encoding MBL fold metallo-hydrolase; this encodes MKLTFLGSGGGRFSAISQRRMTGGFRIDNINGKNYHIDPGPGALIRTYQFGFDPRNLSGVFVSHAHTDHYNDAEILIEAMTKGMTRRYGTIFGSTSVLNGFEKWGPCISAYHQSKSNTVLLKPDEVVEADGIEVKGTKTQHGDPAGVGFQLNYNGFKVSYTSDTGYFDELGECHEGADILIASVLRPGNRTINGHMCSRNFIDLINKVKPKVAVMTHLGLKMISSNPVTEAKKISKETGVKVIAAFDGLSFNVNYKNPKRFRIISLKDTESHAHSTSHTLYDSERKNSYQLAFKNNEFDELSILRKRKN
- a CDS encoding flavodoxin family protein, which translates into the protein MNYVIINGSPRRKNTWKMVEQAKKNLNGNFEEIHLMKEKIPFCNGCFKCILESEEKCPHYDKIKEILDKIRWADGIIIACPVYAMNVSALLKNFFDHTAYVYHRPEFFTKKALVIVSTAGAGQKDVAKYIDETLRHWGINKTYKITYACGGKNSIDSKNINEISQKFGGDVESGKLHNPKLGDIVFYNVWRTLAHSENSMEADKQYWIKTDLINSDFSPEIKLNPLKKLFSKAMFFILKRVMK
- a CDS encoding TetR/AcrR family transcriptional regulator; translation: MKVNNKEKIFNVSVDLFSERGYDGVSIRQIAREVGIKESSIYNHYPSKEAILDSILNYYIDKMLSEEIPLNEASANLDISFDYFYNAGLNAFASQLKDEKMSKITRIILIESYHNDKIRDFLKKSIIEEAVNGWIVLFDLMKSKRLIREDVDSRQLAESFYKYGLFLLYEHYIINYPEDDAKFVDELCGKSQEHIKLLYDSVRR